ATAACCTTTAAAAAGCCTCCaaaattaacaaacaatattataattaataggtgtaatatttataattgtattatgaacACAACGCGTAGTATTTGGAATTCAAATTTggaagtatataggtatacctcctaatgaaaactatttaataggtaataatatttttgttcgttttgtaaTTGTGTCAGTGaccagaataataatatggtaaatatgtctatagtctattcaaaatgagatgatgactcggcggcgaccagttttgGTCAGCCGCCGGTCATACTCCCTCCACAAGCATCGATCACGTGACCGAAGCAACGGGGACGTGTCACGCGAGACGTggatgtgcgtgtgtgcgtccGCGACCGACGGACATACAAAAAATACGcgcaatgcattttaaattatccacACACATCGGCAGTCGATACTAGACTAATTAAAGCTCCCGTCCGCGGCGGTGCCTCAAGCGCTACTACGGAACAAAAGCCACGCCCATGCGCACAACTTGGCCGCCGAGTCATCATCTCATTTTGAATAGACTATATTCTTATTCTATTCTGTGATCAtaccataattaatattatctttttataCGTTGCTTTTGCGATAACGATGCGCGTCGACTTGGTGGTCGCGTAACTGGAAACTACGtagtaactttatttttaatattgtactatcGATAATATGGCATATGCGTGCACGACACCGCGACTTCCTATTcgctgtattaaatattaatattattatttaattactattaccAATCGCCTGTAGTCGCGTCTATAGAGTCGCGTTACTCGTTACTCGTCAATAtcattttaaactgtttacccCCTTGTGTCTATGCTCTCGACTCTACGTCTGTACTGTTGATGTCTACTGCTAACGTATTTTTCCTATAATGTGGTCAACCATACATTTTTTGGACGAAAATACCGTGGAAACTGTACCAAGCAAatggttttcaaaaaataaatgtgccTGGCCCAATAATTAAAGCAAGCGGCATATTGCAGATCAATCTGATCCGATCCCACAATGTTTTAAGTGGTATAAAGCTCGGGCATTATTAACGGACATAGGTAagtctttttttatttctacttaatttaAGATGATTGGAAGGAGTGAATGGTGATTTATTCTATTTTGGTGTGATATACCTAACTTAATAATGTGAAGTAAAGTTAACCACCAgattaactaattaatatatatgtatacctataaattttgattttagaatCATTCTCTGAAGCGaatagaaaattcaaaaaagcTTTATACACAACCAATTTATCCTCTACTGAAACAGAAAATGATGAAATGATGaacaaaaagcaaaaaaaacctAAAGAAATGTTACAGTATAATTTGACAaggtgtaaaaaaataaaattgactgGATACGATGACAATGATAAATTTTcaggtaaaaaaatttaatttaatagtaccAACTTAGTTTACGATCGCTATTACAGAATACCTATTTTCCAGCGGTAGACttcatatttttagttaatttaaattttcaataaataatattattataattttcagtgATCACAATGATACTGCAGACGATGACGATAACACAGTTCTTAAAATACCAACATACGAGTCTGGTAAAAtgtggaatttttattttattataccccTTAAGTGGCCTCCATATCAACATTTGTTTTcttacgcataatatatataggaacATATAGATTATATTCTGTATTTCCACTATTACGACTTACTCTCTGGTTCAGTTTAGGGCAAATCCacctataggtattaaatattttataaagaaaaatattttctatgcttagataggttttttatattttcattgttgaataagttaattaaattaattaaaaataatcaaaattaagttAAACTAACATgcttaagtatatttataaaaaattatccgTCCGAATCACAGAAAATATTCAtctttataaagtatattatataattataggtgtgTTTGCCCTAAACTAGACCAGCTAGAGAGCTGCATCAGTGGAAACATGGATTAATATCTGTGTTTCTATATTACGAGCGAGATAGATagagaaaataaatgttgttattgGTGGCcccttataataataactgtattatattattaactcatAGATGATGGTACAAGTACAAAAGAAATTGTAGAAGGATCTAATAATAAAGAActtcaaaaaaatcaattcgacaatttgttttttataaacacCATTTTGTATTGTGCGAGACTCGTTAAGTAtacgaataacataatataaatactatatagaaCCATtggaaactcaaaatatttgatGTTCAGCTCTTCCAAAAaccttgataaattaaataaaaaactaaagaaaatccAAAGTTTATCAACGATCAGATAGCCACACCGAGAGGCTGTTATATGGGTTGATAATTTTATCACTGATTgtgtttcttaaaatgttttattccaTATTATCTTTGCAAAAAATACttgttatcaaaataaactattatactatttactataaattgttgttttgtctacaaattattataatacatttatatatatttgacatatttgaacatttgtattacacatatatttttataataatatagtaatgaacatcaataacaaaaaaatataagtactatTTAAAAGCttctttataatttgaattttattttctaaaaccttaataattagaaaacctaagtaagtcaaaataaattacgttTCTCTTGAACATAATagactattataaataaataaaaactattgatgATTATTATCAAGGTTCCACtgtataagtatacatataacctatattttaaaaatgtatatttaaacttccaatttattacacaaaatatttagtaatttttttaaattattttttagcattgttatcattacattttatttttataatatatatgtatattatatcataaatttttttcctatgttgattattttttatatataatgattGTTAAGGCGCGTACACACCTGAGCACGCTAAAGATGAGCACCGTGAGCATAATTACAGTGAGCAAAATATCGCGATCGCTGTGTGTACTCAGTATAGACGTCGCACGATGCGAGCCATAAATTAGGTGAAATAAATTAGGTGCAATGTTGAACGATTTTGGTGCTCAAGTCATTCGCTGGTAGGAACTGGTCACTAGTAGTTGCCATttgtgttcaattttttttataacttagcACAACAATggcaaacaatttacaaattgcTAGCGCCGCTTATATTGTTATgcatttattaacaaaaaaaaaacagtcaaGTATTAAAATGAGACGATGGTGGACAACTCAAATTTTTCGATCAAGACAAATATACAATGGCACAAGTATGATACGTGATTTAAACTTTCATACAGACTCCGGTCAGTTTGAAAATTTTGCAAGAATGTCACAAGAGGATTTTGAACACCTTGTATCGCTACTTTCGCCGAAAATAGCAAAACAGACTACTCATTTCAGGGAACCAATTCCAGTTAATGAAAGACTTGCAGTGACACTAAGATTCTTAGCAACAGGTGAATCGTATACAAGCCTTCaatacgtatttaaaatttcaaagcaATGTATTTCATTAATAGTTCCTGAGGTTTGCCAATCACTAATTGAAGTATTGAAAGAATATGTCAAGGTaactataaatacttttataaataattctaaataaattaaaatatttacttttcaatgcatttttaaatttaataaaatgtaaaatattattctttatttcttttaaacaaACTACAACAActttattatgacgtattaaaattatttctttcaaaaacaaaatttcaatATGCATATAGgacataagtatttaaaatttttagaatataaaattgtaaattgaaataaaaataggtacaacaaaaaaaaaattgtgatccTTTACTTAAGGTTTTTACCTACTCGGTTGATGACGAatcaatgaaattataatataataaaaaataaaaataaaaataaaattattaattaaatgcaatataatcaTCAAACGTAGTAGTAGTAGAAATGTTAGACGGTGGATTTAAGGTAGGGGGATTAGATGAAACAGGTAAATTATACGGAGAATCAGGATTTGTTATTATAGAATTTGTAGAATCTCTTGACGAAGAATGCTGAGTGCCTTGATTTTGACAGGATGACGGTTGGTTAAAATGTTGAGGAATGCCTTGATTTTGATAGTATGGAGGTtggttaaaattttgaaaataattttcaaacctgCCTATGTCAGCTTCAAAAAGAATGTTGTTTATTGAATGTTATACAAAAGCTCTCGTCTTTGGTGTATATGTGTCTAGCTTACTAGCTACATGTTGGCCAAATATAACACTTCCACTCAACGGCTGTTGTTGTGGCGAGGAAACAGACtgtttcaaaattgtaaatgcTTCCTCCAGTCTGGAATCATCACAAGTGTTATATTTCTTTCTCGGACGCTTAACCGAAGGTTTGGGCACATTTGATGTAGACGTTCCTTGCACATCATCTAAACCATTATTCAGATCAGCTGCAGGTTCTTCACTGATGTCATCATTGGTAACAGAGTTTAAAATTGGTGCCAAACTCTGTATTTCTTCTTCGTTTTCATTATTTAGAAAGTTATCTAAATGGCTCTAAAAAATCCCAAATATCACtgttacaatatattaggagtcttgtattaaattttgaagctttttgacacgacaaaaaaaaaaattgaagcttaaaatgtccgtaaactgtTCAAatctaatcaaaatattttatcgtgtatagaaagtgctaatataaaaatgcagTGAGGATTTAAGTATCTACACTAAAAACCAActtcaattttgtcaaaaaccgattttgcgtaaaaattccaatttttccttgagcttttgaaaactattaggacTAACCAAAGTACTATTAACTAAAGTAATATTAACTTTCACAACAAATCTAAGCATATATACTGTTCTTTTATAAAAAGTTaccaagaattttttttataagctttttagttcaaatgttcatataatttatcaaattgaaaatgtacaaactattttgttgttaaaaatttataaaatgaataacttttatacttaagatttgaaaatttaaaacaaagttgcacttaagtatttaattctgtaaccaaaaaatctaaaaaatatatataaatacagttttttttaaagttattttaagttaaacttTAGacgaaattacttattaaataccATGAATTTtcctagaaaaaaatatgaaatgtgcTATGCCTATAATtaagtcatacatttttttttaaacaataaattattgtaatatcaatacattcatcactctgctcagaatctaaaataatttaaatttactgatattaaattaatgttcttATGTTTCACGAAACTAACTTCTTTTAACTGTGAGtacatgattaaaattattccCTCTGGCCTCTATATCAActttaaaattcaacatttcAGTTACCCAAAACTGAAGAAGAATGGTTAGAAATAGCCAAGGATTACGACAATTTATGGAACTTTCCACATTGTATCGGAGCGATGGATGGAAAGCATATAGTCTTACAGGCTCCAGTGCGAAGTGGGACTGAATACTTTAACTATAAGTCACATTTTAGTATCGTTTTATTTGCTTTGGTAGAcgctaattataattttatttttgctgaCGTTGGAGTACAAGGTAGAATATCTGATGGAGGTGTATTTAAGAATTCACAGCTTTGTAAAATGTTGGAAGCTCAAACATTAAATTTACCAACGCCATCAGCATTACCGGGAATAGAAAAAGAACTTCCTTTTGTTTTTGTGGCTGATGAAGCATTCCCgttgaatgataatattatgaaacccTACTCTGGCAACTACGGTAAAGGTTCAATGGAACGAGTATTTAACTATCGACTTAGTAGAGCTCGGAGGGTAGTAGAGAATGTTTTTGGTATTTCATCATCAGTTTTTCGTGTACTCAGAAAACCTATGCTGTTAGAGCCTGAAAAAGCGCAAGTTATTGTTATGGCTATCGTTCATTTGCACAATTTCTTAAGGAACAGTAAagcatctaaaaataaatatacaccaCATGGATCATTGGATTGTGAAGTAAATGGATCAATAGTAGAAGGAACTTGGAGAGAAGCAGGAGTGTCCACGTTGAATCAAATTAGAAATATTCCACGAAGATCGACACTATCATCTAAAGATATCCGTGACACTTACGCACAATACTTTACGACTACAGGATGTGTCGCATGGCAAAATGattatgcataaataaatacttatgtagttatgtattatgttacctagtattattatacctatattattatttgtataaataataatatgtttattttagtaaagcCAATCGGAAATCAGTATTTATTAgttcatgttattttaattaaagtctTATTTGTCATCAAAAAattcaatcataaaatataaatatgtgataAATGTTGTACTTACATCAtcagaaatattttcatttgaagTGTTAATACTTGGACGTGGATCATCTCTATCCATCATAAATTTCATACTTTCATATGCAAACCATTTTGAGGCATAAATCTCTTTTCgaccttataatttttaacgtaaattaatacaggtatattattatataatagtatttatagtttattaaaacaaataaagacattgttataatttataaaaataaaatctaaaataactaaataaaatttaccTTTCCCTGTTCCAAAGCTGTTTTTAGTTTTGGCCTTCTCTCGGCGAAACGATCCCGATAAACTTATCATTTTTTTCTTCGCTTCTTCTGTGTCGATATTTAAATTACGGCCAATTTCTGCCCAAGcgtcaatttttttgtttttagaataataCATTGGATCTTTTGGGCTCCACAATACTGGGTACTTTTCgtattcatttattaaattcaaacagcTTTCCTTGGACcattccatatttttttaaatattaaatactagtaTGCGGTAAATGAATTGTTTAAACACGTATGTTTACAGTTGACAGTAATTAGTCGAAATGAATAAACATAAACTTAAAAAGACCCCCAAAGTCCCAACCAGAAACCAATCTTGGTTTTGTAGAAACATGTCTGTGCAGGATCGTGAGCGGCCTGAGCGCTGTGTGCAGATTTATTTACGTCCAAATTGAACATAGCACACTATGAGCTCGCGCGCCGTTTTCCTTTGAGCATAGCCAGGAGACCGACAGTCAGTGGCTCGTGCTCAGCATGGATCGCGATCACGTTTGCGCGGTTTGAATTTGCTCACTTTACCGTCCACATACAAATTCATCGCAAACAATTTAATGTGAGTATGTATGCTCACCATGAAAATGCTCAAGTGTGGACGCGCCTTTATATATTTGAGtacaatttgttatgaataatgtgtctatttagtaataaaaaatgttttatttgatattatacagaTTCAGTCAAgtgtttgaaaaaatttcaaagtGAAACCATTAATGAAGAGATCgaacaatgtataaaatatgcactCATTCAAGCaccgtttaatataaaaagaaaataaactaatatatcaatgtaattcttatattatacctaattaaaataataaaaatacatatgcaattacacaatcatacaatttttttagtaatttaataatttaaattgtaaaatattaatgcagtgaaacttccatattacAAAGTCTGATGgtcaacataaatacaatttgtagtataaagaattcaattaaatatataattaaatgaatttagTTCTAATTAGGTTTggtccataaaaatattttgttaaacgggAGTTTTTAAAATGGATGATTCACTGCGTATTGCAAATATGAGGTCATGTGATAGATTGGGCCATGGCGTGGCCATTATGTCAAGTACCTAGTCTTCGTAATTATGTGCGTGCATTCGGggagaatattttttcaaccgaTGGTCAAATCATACTGTGCAAATTATGTGAAGTTAAAGTTTTCCATGATAAACGGTATTTAATAAACGGTACTCAAcatattaaaactgaaaaacatttaacatcAGTGAATTTACTACAGAATAAACAAGGCAATTTTCAGAGTTTATTCACTAATACTACAACACTGAATAAAGATCATTTTCTGCagattgttatatttaaatatttataatataatcatatttaaagaatacattttattttgctaaattttattatgcatattaacattttagtgcatatatttatgcatttttggttggtttttaatgCACATAAATCCGTGCTCtacttttaaagtttgaatatttaaattacgataACATTCTATACAGGTTGAATTATTTGGGataaacttttaactaatcattaaattaatgttcaaaTACAATTTGACTTATGTTTATTGAGTATTTAAATagcattcaattaaaataaaattcttaatGCTGATTGAATGCTTATTTCAAGTTTTCATTCAAGTTTGATTTTACGGCATTTCATCTTTATCCGatctttaataaatgttaaattatactaCAATTGGTCatatgttaacaataatttaaactttaaaactgaGTTTTCAATATCgaattagtattaaattaatattacgatGTTATGTGGGGGGGTTACCAAAATTACTGGAGGAaaagtttctaaaaaataaaaaacattatgatttacgCAAAAAACAAATCCGATTTGTAGTAGTAGAAAAAGTATTTgtaaagatagaaaataaagggTCAAAATTTGCATACAgatacggggggggggggggggcattcaAAACTATACGACAAATATCAGAAATCATCagatatacctactcatattgtcgattataactattaaatagaaaaattaataagtaacaaaataaaaaaacagttatAATCAAATGTATAGAGTGTAAGACAAACACTAtttggataaataaaaatataattgtccTCTGGCAAAGTAGAAATACTTGCAAgcaaataaaatacttacaataCACAAATAGTCTGCACttgttaataaagaaatattgtttGGTAGGGGCATCcagttaaaataaagtttaataatgatAGTTGACAATTTGGGAAATATTAGTTAAGAATACAGATAGTAtagtttactaaaatataatatataggatgtgaaaaataaaatttattgttttaaaatataatgaaaaaatgtaagtttttaaACATATCAACTAACCAATCCATGAAGAAGCATTGTTCAATCACAAAAAATTTCAATCAACAGTCCACCTTCACCATATTCAATCAATCCAGTCGGACAAGggatgaaaataatgtttatattcaaaatttattttgtattttttttttttttaaagggagGGGGtaatgtaacaattataaatataaatatgttacatgacacttatgtatataatacgaactctaccgtatgtacgattaactgctgaccgaTAGGCCAACACACACAATGTATTAGTAAGTTAGTTAGTTTTTCAGTAGACCGTCTACTAAACTGCATTATATCTATCGAAAACCGTAAAACTGATTCTAACATAACTCAATGCCAAAATTGTCAAAGATTCCAGCATACCAAAAACTTCTGTAAACTTCCGCCCAGATGCGTAAAATGTTCGGGAGATCATCACTATTCCACCTGCACGAAAGATTCATCTACCCCCCTACCTGTGTAAATTGTCTGGGGAATCACCCAGCCAATTACCAAGGTTGTACAGCTTACAaactactaaaaaataaatctcgtcaaacaaattcaaaaaacaCTACTACCCATAAGCAGTCTGATACCGAAGTATTAACTTATATATACAGCAACAATCACGCATCCACGACacaaaatgttgtttataatCACCTCTCTCAGAATAGCACAAACCCACCTGTCCTCAGTATTATCAACAAACAGTCCTAGGCAGTCAacgtcaataatattaataattctaatttagTTATCATAAATTGGAATGCCAATGGCCTTAAACAAAACAGAAATACTTTTGCTGCATTTTTGAACTCTCACAATGTAGATATAGCCTGCATCAGCGAGACACATTTAATTAACGCAGATAAGATAAAATGTAATGCCTATGTCACTTATCGCAAAGACAAATTAACAGTTCGACCCTCAGGCGGCGtagctattataattaaatctaaaataaaacaccaTCACACTTTTATACCTGTTCTACAATCATTGGAAGCAGTGGCAATTACTATATCTATCAACAATGTAATTACAACTCTGATTAGCGCATATCAATCTCcaagttttaaaatgttcacaagTGATTTCGATATAATTCTTTGCAGTTTTCAAAAAGTAATGATTATTGGTGACCTGAACTCCAAACATACCACTTGGAACTGCAAAATGATAAATCAAAATGgtcataaattacataaatacctTTCAAATACTTCAGCAATTATCTCTTCACCTGACTCCCCAACGTATTATCCATATGACCAAAATAGAAATTCTGACATACtagacgtaatattattaaaatcaatacctcTATCAATTCATCAAAAGCCCTTATTTGAACTTGACTCAGACCACCTGCCTGTTAAAATTACAataggaaaataaaaaacttaaaaactgataaaaaaaatatccaaaatatccaaaataaccaatttgtaaatctgattttcagaaaaatttatatcgtaaaaacatttatttaagtcaagtggctgattttttaccatttttttaaatatcaatattcttgttaaataatatacgatctagtttatgttagaaacattataatttcaaaaaatataaatcattttgaaattattttatatgaacattttgaaataggTGCATGTTAAAatctaactattttttttattgtatttattataataataagttgtgtactggtatataaactatattaatacaatGATACCCGCAATTATTGATTACATAATTCATGTGCTTATTAccagaaatgtataatactatttttacaattaattttagcgtttatacttttcattttaaataatccgTTGGCAGAATAcggttatttcaaataataagagACGCTACGGTATTGCGTAGCTTAATCGCGgtagttgtatttattaaaaaccagtagttaaaatattgttcttttatcTGAAGATAGGCCATAAATTGTGTGCACAATAGTTTATTGTCAATGGTACTAATTGGATAGATATCAATTCTGTGGTACTCGTTTTCTGAATTACTGGAAAAACATGTCATaacagctatattataaaaataacttattttattgataaagattatattgaatataaaattttattatcattatcaattattatgttttatcaatTGGATCAAAGTATCTATCTAAGACCGTgatatcaattatcatttttaaataataaacagtgaTAGCGGATCAATAATCCAGATTCAAAATCAACCACATTAATTattctttacattttataatgaaataatttaattttaatagttaattatttattataaaattgtttacatagtagcaataataacaataacaataataacataatatttatttttgaaaaaaatagttaaattattttaatgtattttcaaaatgtcaagCTGcgctttatttaatatttataatagattgtatgtaggtactaatataatttatgaaacatttatattattgttaattattaaaatattattattattctacctGTTTGTTGCAATGTATTTGCTACATTGGTAAATATAGCTCGTGAAGGTTGTCTTCCTTTtggatatttttgtaaatatttacgaGAAGCATTTAGGGTACTTTTAccacattcataaaaaatagcCAACATATCAGAATACTCTGCATTTCTATAAATAGCAGGCatcgttaaattaattataatataatataatataatatattatattatagttaaaatttgaGATAAATCTTCAAGTCAGATAGACATAGGCTGTTAGAGCCTCAATAGAAAACCcaactaataaatacattacagtttttaaaaaaaataggaatttcaatttaaacataattttcaagTCTGCACTTAAAGATGCCTTTAATGAAATGGATACTCTACGTCAGGTATgtgaatattgaaattaatatctatttttttttaaattttattttttttctgaaaataataataagacactTATGTATATACACAAATTTACAGCAATACCATACGTtagacaaacatttaaaaaataaaaatgttgaaagtaATTATCATGCTGAAGATGTGATACGCCTTCAAACAGAAAATAAGTCACTTGCTGAAGAAATTGTAAATAACTATagcagaataaataataaaaaaataattacatgttATGAGGTAACATTAAAAGTTCAAGAAAAggcttataaagaaaaaaatgtatgtttataaaacaaggttaggatgtttatgattttgcaaattttttttttatttttttttactgacacaatttgttgattttttattaataatttaatttatctctacatatatatttatattgcatttttttcacatttctttatttttttatgcatatttaactgttttttagtgcataaacaTCCTAACCCTAATTATAGgtgtaacattataattgtataaatacactCTTATagcagtaatattataaattacaatatttttatagtctgtactcaaaacaaaaaatgacgGTTTAGAGAAAGACATTGTAAttacaagtaaaaaaattatttaaaaaaaatatgctaagtgttatttttataggAATTACTCAAACAAAAATTGGCCACTATTGAGGTGAATGATAAAACTGCAATAGATTACAAAGAAAAgaaattggtaaaaattaatttagtaaataataaaatatacaaataaacaaaatatccaACACATttcactaaattaaaattatttacattcagGAGcaacacattttacataattcccCCTCATCTAATATgagtaattatgtaaaaatagataatttacaTCCACTTGAATCAAAGAtttcatttatagaaaaacttgtctgttcaaaaatgaaaaaaatcattaccaGCAACCTAAATGCTGGCCGTAACAATATATGTTTGTTgtacatataatttgttttaatttaaataaaaaaaaccctattataataattattaaatatcaatttctttATCTTTAAGTATCTTAACAGCAACATTAACAAACTTGCACAAATCAATATCTGTGATggttaacttttatttaataattaaattattgtaataattatccaTTTTGTAATATACAAATCAAGAAGATTGtaggttgaaattatttttgtttgatttaattgttttaaacagtagataaatattaaaatataaatatt
This genomic window from Metopolophium dirhodum isolate CAU chromosome 1, ASM1992520v1, whole genome shotgun sequence contains:
- the LOC132933008 gene encoding uncharacterized protein LOC132933008, which encodes MDGKHIVLQAPVRSGTEYFNYKSHFSIVLFALVDANYNFIFADVGVQGRISDGGVFKNSQLCKMLEAQTLNLPTPSALPGIEKELPFVFVADEAFPLNDNIMKPYSGNYGKGSMERVFNYRLSRARRVVENVFGISSSVFRVLRKPMLLEPEKAQVIVMAIVHLHNFLRNSKASKNKYTPHGSLDCEVNGSIVEGTWREAGVSTLNQIRNIPRRSTLSSKDIRDTYAQYFTTTGCVAWQNDYA